One part of the Archaeoglobaceae archaeon genome encodes these proteins:
- a CDS encoding PAS domain S-box protein, whose amino-acid sequence MKVNWKEILDKTLAGVYISDRDGRIIYVNDIIEKATLYSKEELYKMTIYQLAFPEDRKKAEEFSEKVFSGETVFYEIRYVRKDGEIRWIWGFAYPIEIDGKIFALGNWIDITRLKKLENELRNREEFYRVLIEESLTPVYIVQNRRILYVNKAFEELTGYSKEELLGKDFFMLHPEDREFVIQRYLERERGLRDIETYSFRILSKDGRVKWVTVRPARIIYNGAPAVAATALDTTEIHELNEELKFRAEYLSILNSILRHDIANALTTIALAFEIDDPGLKKRAQEKIEYITKLIRDVRNLESATEIKKPINIAGIVREIAKCYPIETKLKDVMVYANEGLKSVLENVISNSFIHGGENVKVTVEVYKDRDWAVCRISDDGKGIPDEIKSKIFEKGFSTANRTGMGLFIAKWIIETFGGRIEVKDNKPREALFEIYLRTLAD is encoded by the coding sequence ATGAAAGTAAATTGGAAAGAGATATTGGATAAAACTCTCGCGGGAGTTTACATTTCGGACAGAGATGGTAGGATCATTTATGTGAACGATATAATAGAAAAAGCGACACTTTATTCAAAAGAAGAGCTTTATAAAATGACGATTTACCAATTGGCTTTTCCTGAAGACCGAAAAAAGGCAGAAGAATTCTCCGAAAAAGTTTTCAGTGGAGAAACGGTTTTTTACGAAATAAGATACGTTCGCAAAGATGGGGAGATTAGATGGATCTGGGGATTCGCTTATCCGATCGAGATAGATGGAAAAATTTTTGCTCTCGGAAATTGGATAGATATAACAAGGCTAAAGAAACTTGAAAATGAACTTAGAAATCGAGAAGAATTTTACAGAGTGCTTATAGAGGAAAGTCTGACTCCTGTTTATATAGTGCAAAACAGAAGGATCTTGTATGTAAATAAAGCCTTCGAGGAACTTACGGGCTATTCAAAAGAAGAACTTCTCGGAAAAGACTTTTTCATGCTACATCCTGAAGATCGTGAGTTTGTAATCCAGAGATACCTTGAAAGAGAACGTGGACTAAGAGATATCGAGACTTACAGCTTCAGAATCCTTAGCAAGGATGGCAGAGTCAAATGGGTTACAGTTAGACCTGCCAGAATAATCTACAACGGAGCTCCAGCAGTTGCTGCAACCGCTTTGGACACAACAGAAATTCACGAGCTCAATGAGGAACTTAAATTTAGAGCAGAATATCTTTCGATCTTGAACAGCATTTTAAGGCATGACATAGCGAACGCACTTACAACTATCGCGTTGGCATTTGAGATTGACGATCCCGGGCTTAAAAAGCGAGCACAGGAGAAGATCGAATATATAACAAAGCTTATAAGGGATGTTAGAAATTTGGAGTCTGCGACTGAGATTAAAAAACCGATCAACATTGCCGGAATTGTTAGAGAAATTGCAAAGTGTTATCCCATCGAAACTAAGCTCAAGGATGTTATGGTTTATGCGAATGAAGGTTTAAAGAGTGTTTTGGAGAACGTAATCAGCAATTCTTTCATCCATGGTGGAGAGAATGTAAAGGTAACAGTTGAGGTTTATAAAGACAGAGACTGGGCGGTTTGCAGAATTTCTGACGATGGTAAAGGTATTCCTGATGAGATAAAATCAAAAATATTTGAAAAAGGTTTTTCAACTGCAAACAGAACAGGAATGGGGCTTTTCATTGCAAAGTGGATTATAGAAACTTTTGGCGGTAGGATAGAAGTTAAGGACAATAAGCCTCGAGAAGCATTATTTGAGATATATCTTCGAACCTTAGCGGACTAA
- a CDS encoding NAD(P)/FAD-dependent oxidoreductase produces the protein MFDVVVVGAGPAGSMAAKTAAEKGLNVLLIEKRQEIGTPVRCAEGISKESLKRFVEIDKKWIAAEVIGAKIYTPDGTEVVMAEEMAGNEVGFVLERKIFDRHLARLAAKAGAEVVVKTTALGFERTQNGLRVKLRRLGEEWEVETKLLIGADGVESKIGRMAGIIKTLKISEIESCAQYLMSGLDIDENYTYFYLGNELAPGGYAWIFPKGDRSANVGIGVLPSLAKMAAKHYLDRFIEKAGIKGKIVEFVAGAVPVYGEIDTAVADNIMLCGDAAYHSDPITGGGIANALSAGYHAGLVASEAVARKDFSASFLKRYDELWKADFGWKLRRNKKLQEFFLKLDDSTLNSLAKSIAGKNIKEMSVQAIITELLRNNPSLLGLFGELFS, from the coding sequence ATGTTCGACGTCGTAGTTGTTGGCGCAGGACCTGCGGGAAGCATGGCTGCAAAGACAGCAGCAGAGAAGGGGCTTAATGTGCTCCTGATTGAGAAAAGGCAGGAGATAGGCACTCCAGTGAGATGTGCAGAGGGAATAAGCAAAGAATCGCTGAAGCGTTTCGTTGAAATCGACAAGAAGTGGATTGCAGCTGAAGTAATTGGAGCGAAGATCTACACTCCTGACGGCACAGAAGTTGTAATGGCTGAAGAAATGGCGGGAAATGAAGTTGGTTTCGTTCTCGAGAGAAAGATCTTTGATAGGCATCTTGCAAGACTTGCTGCAAAGGCCGGGGCGGAAGTCGTTGTGAAGACAACTGCATTAGGATTTGAAAGAACACAGAATGGCTTAAGGGTGAAACTGCGAAGACTTGGAGAGGAGTGGGAAGTCGAGACGAAACTTCTCATAGGGGCGGATGGGGTTGAGAGCAAAATTGGTAGAATGGCGGGCATTATAAAAACGCTCAAGATTAGTGAAATCGAGAGCTGTGCTCAGTATTTGATGAGCGGGCTGGATATAGACGAGAACTATACTTACTTCTATCTTGGCAACGAATTGGCTCCCGGCGGTTACGCGTGGATTTTTCCAAAAGGTGATAGATCAGCGAACGTAGGAATTGGAGTTTTACCCTCACTTGCTAAAATGGCAGCAAAGCATTACCTTGACAGGTTCATCGAGAAGGCAGGAATAAAAGGTAAGATTGTTGAATTTGTCGCCGGAGCTGTGCCAGTGTATGGAGAAATCGACACTGCTGTTGCGGACAACATAATGCTCTGCGGTGATGCGGCTTATCACTCGGATCCAATTACAGGTGGAGGAATCGCAAACGCTTTGAGCGCTGGTTATCATGCTGGCTTGGTTGCTTCGGAAGCTGTTGCCAGAAAAGACTTTTCTGCAAGCTTTTTGAAACGCTATGATGAGCTATGGAAGGCTGACTTTGGCTGGAAGTTGAGAAGAAACAAAAAACTGCAGGAATTCTTCCTAAAACTCGATGATTCAACTTTGAACAGCTTGGCAAAAAGTATAGCTGGAAAGAATATCAAAGAGATGAGCGTTCAGGCCATAATCACCGAGCTTCTTAGAAATAACCCCTCTTTGCTTGGACTTTTTGGGGAGTTGTTTAGCTAA
- a CDS encoding 4Fe-4S binding protein — MPKRAVVDRRKCAYCGACVAVCNLNANELIETYLEINENCNGCGICVKTCPMGALSLAEV; from the coding sequence ATGCCAAAAAGAGCAGTAGTAGATCGTAGAAAATGCGCTTATTGTGGAGCATGCGTTGCGGTATGCAATCTGAATGCGAATGAGCTTATTGAAACTTATCTCGAGATCAATGAAAACTGCAATGGCTGTGGAATCTGCGTTAAAACCTGTCCAATGGGTGCTTTAAGCTTAGCGGAGGTGTAG